DNA sequence from the Labrus bergylta chromosome 13, fLabBer1.1, whole genome shotgun sequence genome:
AAtggttttgtagttctttttttttctgtgattctttccCCCCCACGGGAGGCCCCGTCCCCCAACTATGACTatgattaatttgaatctttgggattttaataattgttagtcATAGGCCTTtgtattaacattcaaatatgacatttcttacttcaaacctcaaataaaaattcacactGACGTATCTTCTCACCGTTTTAAGACTTTATTATAATTAGGgcagtgagtgtggcgagcGGACGTGCAGACCTTAATGTGCACTCATcgcacgttgaagctgttttgaccGCAACATTCTGTTAAAaatacagtctgcagtgtagagaacactttactctggtaaatgaagttacaatagaacaggtgaacCATTTAAGTGTCTGTCTATGAACTCTGTCTCCCTATAAGGTTGTTCCTTTTTCTAGttattaaaagattttaaaataatcatctaaaattccaaaatataggaaaacatctagttatgctgctctgtcctggatgatcaaacgtTGTTGGTTTAGCGGAGTAAAGCGGTAATCGCACAGTGaaagttattatttttctgtggaccaaaaagacaatttgaactgaacttttgttgatcatattgcatatttagtttgtttgggactttttgttcattgtgaattcataggggggttaattaaagggatatttttgttaggATAGCAGCGTACGGATCAACAACGGACacgtttcagcacagagccgttatcagcgctttgtttgtcatctagTTTCTTTTTGCGCTCATGCtcctgttttgaattaggcctatcctagagcccacaatgcaacaagaaacatttacaataatgtggactacaaaacaATTATTGATTCAATTTTTTTGTAaccgattattatttaatgcACCCCTAGTAGCTAGACAGGCTTCAAGCTTAGCTGTATCAAATCAACTTCCCAAGACCGCCAGCGTTTACATCTACAAAGTGACAATAACTCTTGAGTATTGGTCCCATAAAGTTTTTCATGTGATATACGATGAAATGTATCCCATAGACAAGGATTTAGGATTTAACACTTTAGTTTTGCTGTCAGCCACACTTCTGATGgctgtttcatttatttaaacaaatcaaTGTTTGTTGGAGTGCAGGAGCAGGCatggaaaatatatttaatgaacttaaatatttgtgtaaaaatgttatcaataagattttttcatgtctttacaTTCATACCCAGTCAGTCATTTTCATCCTGCCTGCCCTGTGCCTTTTGAATACAGTTCATTAGTTGTTAGTATATGTGCAGCTGACTTTTCTCAAAGGAACCTGCAAATATTACCCCATATTATGATGCATATATACAGCTGCAGATGATCCCATCCACACAAACCCAGTTAGACATCTCATCATTCTACTCCAGGCAGACTGCAGTGGTATTTTGCACCTCATGCAGAGGGAAACAATAACTCAATAATGTTACTTTTCGTGAAGTCAGAGGTCATCTTGCTGGCACACAGTGAATTGTTTTGAGTATTGGCAGCACACTGCCTCCCTCTACTGGACAACAATGAAATGCAACAAAGCGCCTCACtatattttctttgttgtgttgatCTTCATGAGGCAGATCCTTCAGCAATAAAAGATAGTTAGCTTAATACATGCTATTTAGAATGACTAAATGACACAGTCCATTCTGCTTTAGAagcaaatatatttcatttatcATATTATAGTTTATTTCTTTAGTGGTTTGGTTTTCTATTTTGGcaagaaaaagtcaaacaaaaaaaagtctggtgAAAAAGATTTCTCTTTTGAAACTTGTGAGGTTGTAAAGAATAGTAAGATGGCTTTGGCATTTAATGCATAGACCAACacgcagcagaaagaaaagagctGATAGTGGATTACATAATAAGAAGCCACAAACTGACAGGGTGAGGAAGTGTAAATGTGGCAATCTTTCACGCAAGGAAGAATCAACAACAAAGTTGACTCATACCAAGAGGCAAGAAATGTTTACACGCTGAAAGTTTAATCTGAAACATCTGTCTGAAATACACGGGGCTGTGCTAACACTCCTGATGATGGTTCTACAAAGACTGCTGGTTGTTACTCACACAatactggaagaaaaaaaaaaggagactgtAACGGTTGAGGTTGTGGCACCTACATTTTGGAACTGAGAGCCGTGAActctgtggacacttttaaaaaagcagctaAAGACTCATCTGTTCAGCCTTGCCTTTTTTTGATCCGTCTGTATTTGAATTTATGTGACTGTTTGTAATGTCTATGCTCAATCCTTTATTGTGAATcactttgtgacgtctgttcttgaaataaataaactactGACTTACTTACTTGTGAAGTAAGTAAGTCAGTAGTATTAAGTGCTGGGAAGACGttatcaaatacaaaaatatctgCCTGGTCGACAAAATTCAGCATaacactgctcctcctccttcacaaTCCAACATAACAGTCAGATCACGAGAAGCACCACACGAGGTGACCTTCTAATTCCATTTAGGAAGAGCACATTTGGCCAGCTATCATATTCTGTTAGAGCAATACAAAACTGGAATTCACTGCCCACCACCATCAAAGATATACATAGATACAGATACTCCACCTGTACAACACACCTTAAAACATGGCTGTCTGACAACTATAACTACACACGTTAATCCCTCTCAGATGGgatatgtgtgtttgatgtgacaTAGTCattgctgctgccgctgctgtcTGCCTCCATGTTATGTCTTGTATGTGCTTTCAATGTGGCCTCTATGATTATTCTTTTCCCATGTCGCTccagtattgtctttattgcATGAACTGCTTtgattgtgctttgtttgtgcCTGCTCCAATTGTGTGTGATATGTTGTATGTCTATTTTCCTTTTGCTTAGGCCTGTTGTAATTacaaatgtaatgtattttattgtattttaaatcttaacaaTTGCATTTTAGGTTGCCTACTGACAACTGGCCGGGGACTACAGCTGGAAATTAACTGTAAAGGCTAAAGCTGCTTCTTTTACTGTACAGTAAATTCAAGGGGACTGCCCACGAACTAAACTAAACTATTTACTATAATCATCAATCATTTTACATCTTCAAGCAGACAACTCCATCACTTACGCCTCTGCCTTTTCAGATTATCCTATTGACTTTTCTACTTGAGATAAACTTTAATATTGCATCTTTGCAACACACTGCTTATGCGAAAGAAAAATACATGTATTAAGAAAGTGTAAGCCCAGTTGAAGGGCAATCTCCTTTAAACCAAATCTTATATTGAAAGCCCTTACTGTAAATAGTGAGAAATCATTTCAGGGTAATTGTCGAACTTTTGACGCGAATTGCATCACCACTTACCGTCAACCATTCATGTTGTCATAAAATGTGCTCTCGGTTGTTGATCCTGATGTCGGGGGATGAGTGATTCagtgtattgtgtttgtttgtgttttctgtcatgaccacaaaaaaaaaagaattgttcGCATTACTTTCATTGAGGAGAAAACATAGAGTAGGTTTAATGTGAATGTTTAAGAATACATTGAGATCTGGGACTTTGCACTATAAACAGGCACCGTGCACCTGCTTGAATCTGtaagacacccacacacagctCTAGATGTGGGACCCGGCAGGAGCGAGGCTTGGGAGGAGTAGCAGGAAAGGTGGGTGAGGAAGTGGTGATTGTGTTTAGCGACACACAGAACTCAGATGTGGGTGTAAAGAGCTATGACATGTTTCCTTCTTTTGGCACATCCAAAGTTCACATTTAATAAAGAACGCTGTAATCCTTTGAGAATAGCAATAACGTTTTTCAACATAAGCGAACACACATTACAGAGTTGTCCATGCATTCATACTCTTTGTATTAAAACGATGACCCATTTAGTTATCTGCAGACATCACACAAAGGAAGTGAAAGTTGCTGTTGTACTGAATAAAAAACCACACTTTTGAAAAAAGAGTATCTTAGTCATCTTGGTTGAGACATTTTCTTCAtaccacacacccacacaaaacCATGAAAAGGGCCCTAAAGTAAACAAATGTTGTTGAACAACAATTCCATTTGACACATCGCTTATTGATAGGAGACAGTAATGCTAAAAAAAGGGGAAACTACAAATGAAAgggcaataaaaaaacaggaaatagaaTTAGAGGCAATAAGATATTTCATCTGAGAGGCACATATGGTACATTTACACCaggcctttttttattttaataagagTAAACTAGATCTGCTCTGGGATGCtggttgtactttttttttttttttgcagaacagCTGTGGTTTCTTTCaggtgttgctgctgctgttctcaGCAGTCACTTTGGAGGGAGCACCCGAAGTATACAGATAGTCCTTGAACAGACTCAACACCCGCTTCTTGTAGGTCTTTATGGCAAAGAAGTAGATGACTGGGTCCAAGCAGCAGTTGAAGTTCATTAGTGAGACTGTAATCTGAGGGCAGAAGATCGATTATGAGCAAATAATTGTTGGGGAATGTTTGAAAAGCCAATGAAAAAAGCTCTGTTCCTACCTGTAAAGACACCTTAAAGGACCTCAGTTCCTCACAGGTTGGCATGTGGTGTATCTTTCGGGTCATAAACTGCATAACATTGAGGTGGTAAGGGCTGAAGCACATGATGAAGGTGAGAAGGATGAGGAGAATGATGGTGTTGGCCCTGTGATTCCTCCTTAATCGACACGTCACAGAGTTCTGCTTGGCTGCGGATCTCAGCTTCAGGTTGATCTTGGCGTAGCAGCCGATGATGATGACGAGAGGACAGCAGAAGGAGAGGGTACAGGCCAGGAGGAGGAGATACGGGGTGAAGCGGGATCCCTCGAAGTTGAAGTACTCCATGCAGGTTTGTTTGTCGTTGTGCTTGTGCAGCATGCTGCGGAACATGAGAGGAGCTATCTGCAGGAATACCAGAGCCCAGACCAGGCAGCAGACCCTGCGGACCACCTTCACGCTCCGCAAACACTGCAGGCGGTGTGGATGTACCATGGCCAAGTACCTGTCCAGACTGATACAGGTCATGAAGCCAATGCCTGGTGGAAgtataaagaaaatacaaaatatgtgtgaatgtgctgtgaatgggtgaatgtgacttGTTGTGAAAAAGCAGCTTtaagtggtcagaagactagaaaagtgctttacaagtccaagtccatttaccatatactTATGTTACAAACACAAGTAAACTAACTTATTCCCAATGAAAACTACAACATTATCTTTTTCTTCATGTAGATTTGGTGCctattaataaataaactgattgTTTTTCTAATTAACCACGTATTAAAGAATCTTGTGCCACCAAAAGATATTAAATGTGAATCCTTTGTTACGCTGTAAATTAAAAATCTAATggggatgttgtgtttttagcaTCCCTCATTTGATTGCTTTATCTGTAAAGTCTAAAAGGACATGGAATATGTATTGTAACTGTAAGTGCCAATGACACTAGAGAGGTGACAAAAGCATTATTAAATCACAAGTCCACAGTAAAGTtgcaaaatgtaatcaaaatgAGCTGGCAGTCCTGCACATTTTTTCAAAGGTGTTTTCACACTCCTAGCTCTATTTGTAtacctttaattaaaaagaagaaaaagttttttATACTCCGTATACCTGGAGTATATAAACGGTTAATGCAGATTAAATTGACCTCTTGTAATTCTTATGATTATACAATCGTATAATTTCTTGGCCAGTAAAGATTTAGGAGAGTGTCGTCTGCATACGTGTTTATATTACCTGCATATGTGTTTGCAAAGAAGAGAAGTGTGGTCAGTCTGCAGAGAAGGTCACCAAAGGGCCAGTCAAAATGGCGGATGTAGTAAGTGATTCTTCCTGGAAGGGCCAGTGT
Encoded proteins:
- the si:ch211-184m13.4 gene encoding G-protein coupled receptor 183 isoform X1, which encodes MTGIMAVENITLDSAENSPNQSSCDVFVYQRAAVVLFPIFYSVVFIISACGNSLVLYVIFQRKQKFNSTSVYLVNLALSDALFTLALPGRITYYIRHFDWPFGDLLCRLTTLLFFANTYAGIGFMTCISLDRYLAMVHPHRLQCLRSVKVVRRVCCLVWALVFLQIAPLMFRSMLHKHNDKQTCMEYFNFEGSRFTPYLLLLACTLSFCCPLVIIIGCYAKINLKLRSAAKQNSVTCRLRRNHRANTIILLILLTFIMCFSPYHLNVMQFMTRKIHHMPTCEELRSFKVSLQITVSLMNFNCCLDPVIYFFAIKTYKKRVLSLFKDYLYTSGAPSKVTAENSSSNT
- the si:ch211-184m13.4 gene encoding G-protein coupled receptor 183 isoform X2 — its product is MAVENITLDSAENSPNQSSCDVFVYQRAAVVLFPIFYSVVFIISACGNSLVLYVIFQRKQKFNSTSVYLVNLALSDALFTLALPGRITYYIRHFDWPFGDLLCRLTTLLFFANTYAGIGFMTCISLDRYLAMVHPHRLQCLRSVKVVRRVCCLVWALVFLQIAPLMFRSMLHKHNDKQTCMEYFNFEGSRFTPYLLLLACTLSFCCPLVIIIGCYAKINLKLRSAAKQNSVTCRLRRNHRANTIILLILLTFIMCFSPYHLNVMQFMTRKIHHMPTCEELRSFKVSLQITVSLMNFNCCLDPVIYFFAIKTYKKRVLSLFKDYLYTSGAPSKVTAENSSSNT